From Desmodus rotundus isolate HL8 chromosome 10, HLdesRot8A.1, whole genome shotgun sequence, one genomic window encodes:
- the GPR151 gene encoding G-protein coupled receptor 151 codes for MLAATFAASNSSTMNVSLAHLHFAGGYLPSDSKDWRTIVPALLVAFCLVGFVGNLCVIGILLHSAWKGKPSLIHSLILNLSLADLSLLMFSAPLRATAYSRGIWELGWFVCKSSDWFIHTCMAAKSLTIVAVAKGCFMYASDPAKQVSIHSRTIWSVLVAIWAVASLLSLPECFFSTTKIHAGVEMCLVDVPAVAEEFMSMFGKLYPLLVFCLPLFFASFYFWRAYGQCQKRGTKTQNLRNQMRSKQLTGMLVSITVTSAVLWLPGWIAWLWMWHLRVGGLAPPQGFIALSQVLMFSISSANPLIFLVMSEEFKEVLKGVWKWMITKKHLAASESQEPPAGHSEVLPDNVPSPESPTSIPEKEKSGSSSRKEKTGKAEIPVLPDVEQFWHERDMTPCVQDNDPVPWEHEDQETGD; via the coding sequence ATGCTAGCAGCCACCTTTGCAGCCTCCAACTCCAGCACCATGAACGTGTCCCTTGCTCACCTCCACTTTGCTGGAGGGTACCTGCCCTCTGACTCCAAGGACTGGAGGACCATCGTCCCAGCTCTCTTGGTGGCTTTCTGCCTGGTGGGCTTCGTGGGGAACCTGTGTGTGATTGGCATCCTCCTTCACAGTGCGTGGAAAGGAAAGCCGTCACTGATCCACTCCCTGATTCTGAACCTCAGCCTGGCTGACCTCTCTCTCCTGATGTTTTCTGCACCTCTTCGAGCTACAGCATACTCCAGAGGTATTTGGGAACTAGGCTGGTTTGTCTGCAAATCCTCTGACTGGTTCATCCACACGTGCATGGCAGCCAAGAGCCTGACCATCGTTGCAGTGGCTAAAGGATGCTTCATGTATGCAAGTGACCCGGCCAAGCAAGTAAGTATCCACAGCCGCACCATCTGGTCAGTGCTGGTGGCCATCTGGGCTGTGGCTAGCCTGCTGTCCCTGCCAGAATGCTTCTTTAGCACCACCAAGATTCATGCAGGTGTGGAAATGTGTCTTGTGGATGTACCTGCCGTGGCCGAAGAGTTCATGTCAATGTTTGGGAAGCTCTACCCTCTCCTAGTATTTTGCCTTCCATTATTCTTTGCCAGCTTTTATTTCTGGAGAGCTTATGGCCAATGTCAAAAACGAGGAACTAAGACTCAAAATCTTAGAAACCAGATGCGCTCAAAGCAGCTCACAGGGATGTTGGTGAGCATCACCGTCACCTCTGCTGTGCTGTGGCTCCCCGGGTGGATAGCGTGGCTGTGGATGTGGCATCTGAGGGTGGGAGGCCTGGCCCCACCACAAGGTTTCATAGCCCTGTCTCAAGTCCTGATGTTTTCCATCTCTTCGGCAAATCCTCTCATTTTTCTAGTGATGTCAGAGGAGTTCAAGGAAGTCTTGAAAGGCGTATGGAAATGGATGATAACCAAAAAGCATCTGGCTGCCTCAGAGTCTCAGGAACCACCAGCTGGTCACTCAGAGGTTCTTCCCGACAATGTGCCCTCTCCAGAGTCCCCAACATCCataccagaaaaagagaaaagtggcTCTTCctccagaaaagagaaaactgggAAGGCAGAGATCCCCGTCCTCCCCGATGTAGAGCAGTTTTGGCATGAGAGGGACATGACCCCTTGTGTGCAAGACAACGACCCTGTCCCCTGGGAACACGAAGATCAAGAGACAGGAGATTGA